A window of Plasmodium vinckei vinckei genome assembly, chromosome: PVVCY_03 genomic DNA:
AATAGTGCATATACTAGCGCCGtggataatttaaaaagtgcTTACACTGTAtctaataattatattagtGGAGTTGTTAATAGTGTAACTACCAAATTGAATCCATTCAGTACTTTTCAATTAGGTGATAATAAATCTGAACCAGGGTATCCAGTGAATGGGGGAAATGAGCCTAATCCGTTACAATCAATTTTGCCCCCAGATTCACCATTACCAAAATCACCTGATTCACAGGGTAGCTCTACACAAATTCACAAATGTCCAGTTCACCAAATTGCACCTACTGATGGAAATATGGGATCTCAAACACCACCATCTGGTCAAGGTGCATTATCAATTTCTGGTAGTAATCCTtcaaatacaaaaaaagaaaacgtAATTACTATGGCAAatgttaaaataaaagaagcTCCATCAATATGGTGTATAAGACCGAATACCAAATGTGACATAACGGGTATTAGTATTATAGGTATTTCAATATTCGTTTTTTTAGTAATTATGTATaaggtaaataatatgcaattagcaaatataatgtatttaacatttattttctacataaatatgatttccatatttttatgttagtATCTATCACTTGGGTGTACAAGCAAATcgaagagaaaaaaaaacataaaaaaggtTATAAATTCAATTGGAGGAAAAAGACCGgttcaaataattataaaatcataTGATAGGAACAAAGACCTAAAACCGGTTATAAATTCAGTtggtagaaaaaaatatccattattaaatatatacaaacttATGCAGGCTGATCCTGTACCAtttgttaatttattttttttgttaattttttttgtttataaaaaaaaattaaattatctagaattataaatttaattaataattttttttgaagttatacatttaatattaatttatattttattaattaatgcTTTGTTTTTATTGGGGTTGAATTTTAGACTCTTCAtacaataaattaatattttcatactTGATATATATTGGGAAACATGAaactatttaaaatagttaAAATGAACATATATAAGTATGTTTTATGATATGTTTTGTTAGTAAATTTCCTAGAAACTTCCAAAAGTTATGTATATCGaattatgttattattctaaaatatatagatataaatgaacaaaatattgtattaataattaggcactaaaataatttaaaattatggCAATATCATATggctattatataaaatatatttataggaATTACatgttttaattaatttatttgaattttttaatattgtttgttattatacatatataaattaataaatctGTATGCTAAATATTTCGTTTTGCGgagaataatatatatatatatatatattttttttttaatattttattctaaAACAATGAAACAAGGGGAATTATTAATTGGTTTATAGTATTTTTCTTGAGTGCATTAATTATCTCATTGTAGTATACAATGCTATAACTGAaacaacaataataatgttagattaatatattattaaatatgaacaaatatattgctTTTACTCGATACACTATATGGGTATAAatccattatatatattattaaacggtggataaaataaaaataatatgcatacaagatcatataaaatattataacacATATTTAAGCAAGCTTTAATGTGGTAATATTAGAATCACGATGATCAAGCAATATaacattaattttattaataattctataatttccattaaaaatgaaaatatttaattatagaaacaaataaagttttattataaaatatacaatacataatatatgtttaggTTATAAGTGTAAATGTGCACTTAAAATGGTAACCCATGTTATATCGCATCCCCATATAATCCAGTATTCTAATCAAGGTATTAacacaatttttaaataaaaattaatacatttaaattaaattgtacgaaacaattatatttattttatttattgtttaaaatatcttttataattaattatatattaaatagataagaatgaaaaaaataatatacaatttatataactAACTATTACACAAAAACGAATTTATATTCAATTCATTTTAATTGTAATACCTCAATTAACTtaatttctatattatgtgtttttaatttaaaaaattagataAGATATGCACTCAAAATTattcattaattatatttatatataagaaatgTTAGCACATAAGCAAAGTTATTACATATTctaaaatgaattattagtttatatattaattaagaaaattaagcatattatatgtcattatttagaaaaagaaattattaaattattctcaatattaaatttaaacacaaattgtttttatatttattagaaataatataaaaagtgtaGTATTTCAAATTgaataataacatatatcaatacatggaattcaaataatgagatacaaatatatttttaacaattatagtaataatacatttctaattctttatatatttataataatatagaattTCTGGCTTCTTtgctataaatatagaaaatacatagttttctatataaagtgtataataattaggagatatgttttatttaaactCATGAAAGATtacacaaaattatataattgggTTATACCTGttactattaaaaatagtgaTTTTGTGTATATGCTGTATTTTACATCTAagacaaaatattttaaataaataaaaatttaagatAATTAGGATATTTGtggtaaaataaaatatatctttggtaataatattacactattattctatatttaaataataaatataataggaATATGTTTGATTTACGATATTAACTATGCATATAACTTAAGTAGTTGTATAACTTGTTTGACAcgtatatatgttttacataaaatataaaatgatgTTAATTAATCtacaaattaaaacataaCTCCATTGTAATGGACATAAACGcggtaaatatatttttttttagataaaaataatttattatattccatGTTTTACATGAGCTATTAATTATCATTAGtttcattttaataaactGTTCGttaataaacattttattatttttttttaaatgttttttagTGTGGTACATTTCGTGAACTTGATGCActttttatcaaatatatgGGCAATGAGAACGAATTTAACAATGAATATGGATCATATAATGAGTATTGCCCTGTAAAAAATGGGCTTAGAAAATGTGAAAATGATTATGAAAAACTGACCGCAATTTCTGGATATGCATATAAGGAATTTTTgcaaaatgataatatcgATCTAGAAAGTGAAAATGACCTAAGTGCTGATTTTTTGGTCATGGGATTGTgtgatatattatataaactaTCAAAAGATCCAAATATATCTCTAAAAGATTCATTTGAGAAATATTTAGGTAAACCTATAGGTAGTTTTAATTATTGGAACATCTTACGtaataaaaagtattttATTGGTTCTAACATTGGTATTATGAATGGgttttatcttttatttaagGAAATGTGCGAAACAATTAATACATATGAAAAACCTGGTGTACAACAATACCAATACGTAAACGGTGCTACTCAATGCTATATTATGTATGAAAAACTTTATAATGTTGTTAGTCGGTGTGGTCCGTATCTTCGATTATTGGAtcattttaaaacaatatataatggGTTTATCGATGCTGCTATTAAATACAATAACTACGACGAATCCTTACGTAGTAAGCTTATAAAACTTTCATCGATAGATACAACCAAGCTTGGATATGAATTCAATAGTAAAGGATGCCAAAAGCTGCATAATAAGTTAGCTCAAACAACTccaaaaattataacacTAGCAACTAAAATGTTAAAGGATGGTGGAAAAAGAATGAACGATGAAGGATCTCAAAGTGCAGAAGATAATGATGATGAAGATGATGACAATTTAGATTTagatgaagaagaagatgGTTTTGAACTagatgaagaagaagatgATTTTGAATTAGATGATGATTTGCAAAATACCCTCCAAGAAACACCACCAGCACCTGCACCAGGGGCACAACAACATACACAATCAGCATTAGAACCTGCAAAACCAGTATCTACACCATCTGGAACATCATCAAGCATGCCTGGCAATGGAAGTGATACAACAGGAAgtaaagataaaatagTAGACGGTACCCAAAGCCAAGAAAATACTAAAGGGAGTGAACAAACAGATACAAGTGGTGGCACAGAAAATAAAGCGAATCTCAAAAACGATCCAAGTACTCATCTCTTAACTTCAGATACCAATCAAGGAAATTCAAATGATGGATTGGTTGGTGGGACAGGAGATACAAATAAGGGAGCATTAAATATAGGTGATGGGCAAGATGATAAAGGAGGGCAAGTAGGTGGATCAAATGGTGATCAAGTAAATCAAAGAAGTTTAGGGAGTTCAGGAGATGGATCAGGCAGTGATCCAGTAGAAAAAGGATCTCAAAGTATGTCAGGGGATCCTGTTGATACTGGGCAATCCTTTTTTAGGATCACATTAAAAGGCATAGACAAATTAAATACTGGTTTCAAGTTTTTTGAAAAacataagaaaaaaattgtagaGGCCAAAGAaactattaataatttatataatacatctatgtctaatataaaaactgCTTACGATAACTCTaggaaaattttaaatagcattattgataatataagtAATCAACCTGAAAAAGTAAACATGCCTTCTACATTAGATGGTAATAAATTAGGATCAGGCGGCACAGGGGCCGGGCCACCCACACCTAATAACTTACCAACGCCTCAAAAAGATTCTCCTCAAAGTCCGCCAGGAACGCCACACAATCTTAAGGAGCAAACTAGCGGGCCCCAATTGCCTCAGGGCCCATCTGGAAAACAAAATTCTGATCAAAACGATCAAGGAGGATCTAAATTACCAGTGATATGTCCAGTGGTTAAACCAGGAAATCCAGGAGCTGAAGTAAAAGGAAATGGAGCAACAGGAATGGgtgatatatatgtactCAAAGAATACAAACAAATTGGAATTTCAATTATAGTTCTTTTAATACCCATTGCTTTGGGTATTATGTATaaggtaaataaaaataaaattatgaagtatacaatttttaaaatatttccttagcataaaatattatatatttttcataattttacGTTAGTATTTGTCATATGGATGGAGAAAAGaattgaagaaaaaaaaaaccatGAAAAAGGTTATAAATTCAATTGGAGGAAAAAGACCGatgcaaataattataactTCATCGAGtcataaaaaacaaactaAAAAATCTATAAATTCCGTTCATAGGAAAAAACCtccattattaaatatatacaaacttGTGCAGGCTGATCCTAtaccatttattaatttattttttttgttaattttttttgtctataaaagaaaagacaattttttggaattataaatttaattaataactTCTATTTTGGGATTAATATTCCATGAACCTTATTTTAAAACTcgatataattattaaaaattataaataagtaaattcgtctattactattattataagtAAATGAACACATaagtataattaaaaaatatacttatataattataatacgaagttatatattattataatatatatataaagatgaTGTTGTTAGAATGGTTACTtaattttcaattatatatttatttatataattctaagaataaaaacattattaaaataatgaatgaataaaaaatatatttttataaaattacttattatttaaaaaattaatagtaatatttttaaaaaatataataattgcCCCCCTTAAATTCTTGTTATATGCTACATACAATTgttttctataaatattcgataaaaatatatatataaatcttTCTAACAAAggtatataaacatatgtGTTATTGgatgaataataaatcaGTGACATATAATAGTGCATTATAAAGGCACCAACGttacatattttgttaatgATAAATTAGGGGATATAcagttttatattataaaaaatggggTTGATGGAGAAAGAGTTAAAGACTCAATTCGTGTTAAAtgtctttttattattccatATTACCATGGACTATATTATCAGTACATAGTAATTacaactttttaaatataaaataacattattttatcttaggatttttaataaattacttGGATCATATACATTGATAGCTATAACAATAGAATATATAAGATAAAATGAACTATATAATGCATTTAACGAATATTTatctaaatttatatattataagagcaaatatatcatatattttcctcTCAAAGTGTAATATAACAATCTAattacacatattttttattatgctttaaaatttacatcaatacttatttatgtattatatatttaatatttactatatattattttaaaaa
This region includes:
- a CDS encoding PIR protein CIR protein, with translation MDINACGTFRELDALFIKYMGNENEFNNEYGSYNEYCPVKNGLRKCENDYEKLTAISGYAYKEFLQNDNIDLESENDLSADFLVMGLCDILYKLSKDPNISLKDSFEKYLGKPIGSFNYWNILRNKKYFIGSNIGIMNGFYLLFKEMCETINTYEKPGVQQYQYVNGATQCYIMYEKLYNVVSRCGPYLRLLDHFKTIYNGFIDAAIKYNNYDESLRSKLIKLSSIDTTKLGYEFNSKGCQKLHNKLAQTTPKIITLATKMLKDGGKRMNDEGSQSAEDNDDEDDDNLDLDEEEDGFELDEEEDDFELDDDLQNTLQETPPAPAPGAQQHTQSALEPAKPVSTPSGTSSSMPGNGSDTTGSKDKIVDGTQSQENTKGSEQTDTSGGTENKANLKNDPSTHLLTSDTNQGNSNDGLVGGTGDTNKGALNIGDGQDDKGGQVGGSNGDQVNQRSLGSSGDGSGSDPVEKGSQSMSGDPVDTGQSFFRITLKGIDKLNTGFKFFEKHKKKIVEAKETINNLYNTSMSNIKTAYDNSRKILNSIIDNISNQPEKVNMPSTLDGNKLGSGGTGAGPPTPNNLPTPQKDSPQSPPGTPHNLKEQTSGPQLPQGPSGKQNSDQNDQGGSKLPVICPVVKPGNPGAEVKGNGATGMGDIYVLKEYKQIGISIIVLLIPIALGIMYKYLSYGWRKELKKKKTMKKVINSIGGKRPMQIIITSSSHKKQTKKSINSVHRKKPPLLNIYKLVQADPIPFINLFFLLIFFVYKRKDNFLEL